Proteins from one Desulfonema limicola genomic window:
- the cysS gene encoding cysteine--tRNA ligase, with product MSYSILDAIGNTPIVEIRKLNPNPQVKILAKMEYMNPGGSIKDRPALYMIEAGEKSGELTHAKTVIEATSGNTGIGLALVCAVKGYKLLLAMSEAASMERRKILKARGADILLTPGHMGTDGAIEEVYRLVREYPDTYFMADQYNTEANWKAHYYGTGVEIWEQTQGEITTLVATLGTSGTLMGLSRRLKEYNPDIQIVGVEPYLGHKIQGLKNMKEAYQPGLFEKDRLDKKVNIEDEDAFEMTRKLAREEGLFVGMSSGAAMAVAAQEAKSMTKGTIVVIFPDSGERYLTTSLFTVDKKIDMKVFNTMSRTKEVLEPYVPGKVSIYSCGPTAHARLRPGEWRRFVFADLLCRYLRYRDYDVTHVMNITDLDDKTINGSASAGMEIKAFTRQYIDAFEKDREILGIDPADHYPKASEHVGDMVAIAEKLVMKGYAYEKLRSLYFDISKFEDYGSLSGIDLDKIRLGATVDLDEYEKENPRDFTLFKRCSLSELKRGIYTTTDWGNARPSWHIQCAAMSMKYLGDSFDIHTSARKLVFPHHENEIAIAKALSGKPLARYWMHCDRVLMDGKKMDENLPMLTIEQLVDVGYSGKDIRYWLISTHYRKPVRFSTERLDASKQSLKRINSCIQSLKDVNSGSPYPELDQLLYDIKQGFINAMDDDLNISAAMASIFQQVKIINKLILESKIDPEGAGKLIDGFKNINTVLNVFDFDNSISKQEIKNLLKKREAARNEKNWELADKIRSQLEEQGINIRDQKLYS from the coding sequence ATGAGCTATTCAATATTAGATGCTATTGGCAATACACCAATTGTTGAAATAAGAAAATTAAATCCTAATCCCCAGGTTAAGATTCTGGCTAAAATGGAATATATGAATCCAGGAGGTTCCATTAAAGACCGTCCAGCGCTTTATATGATTGAAGCTGGTGAAAAATCAGGGGAGCTGACTCATGCAAAGACTGTTATTGAAGCTACAAGCGGCAATACTGGAATCGGTCTTGCACTGGTCTGTGCTGTTAAAGGTTATAAACTGCTTCTTGCCATGTCAGAGGCAGCCAGCATGGAGCGCAGGAAGATACTCAAGGCCAGGGGTGCTGATATTCTTTTGACACCAGGGCATATGGGTACTGACGGGGCTATTGAAGAGGTTTACCGGCTGGTGCGTGAATATCCTGACACATATTTTATGGCAGACCAGTATAATACAGAAGCTAACTGGAAAGCGCATTATTATGGCACCGGGGTTGAAATATGGGAACAGACACAGGGGGAGATTACAACCCTGGTTGCAACCCTTGGAACCAGCGGAACCCTGATGGGGCTTTCCAGGCGTTTAAAAGAATATAATCCTGATATCCAGATTGTGGGGGTAGAGCCTTATCTGGGGCATAAGATCCAGGGTTTAAAAAATATGAAAGAAGCTTACCAGCCTGGTTTATTTGAAAAAGACCGCCTGGATAAAAAAGTAAATATAGAAGATGAAGATGCCTTTGAAATGACCCGGAAACTTGCCAGGGAAGAAGGGCTTTTTGTAGGTATGAGCAGCGGCGCTGCTATGGCAGTTGCAGCACAGGAAGCCAAATCCATGACCAAAGGCACTATTGTAGTTATATTTCCTGACAGCGGTGAACGCTATTTGACTACTTCCCTGTTTACTGTGGATAAAAAAATAGACATGAAGGTTTTCAATACCATGTCCAGAACCAAGGAAGTGCTTGAGCCTTATGTGCCAGGCAAGGTTTCTATTTATTCATGCGGCCCCACAGCCCATGCCAGGCTGAGGCCTGGAGAATGGAGACGATTTGTGTTTGCTGATCTTCTTTGCCGGTATTTAAGATACAGGGATTATGATGTTACCCATGTAATGAATATAACAGACCTGGATGACAAAACAATAAACGGTTCTGCCAGTGCGGGAATGGAGATCAAAGCTTTTACCAGACAATATATTGATGCTTTTGAAAAAGACAGGGAAATCCTGGGCATTGACCCGGCAGATCATTATCCCAAAGCCAGTGAACATGTAGGAGATATGGTAGCTATAGCTGAAAAACTGGTTATGAAAGGATATGCTTATGAAAAGCTCAGATCCCTTTATTTTGATATTTCAAAATTTGAGGACTACGGCAGTCTTTCAGGTATTGATCTGGATAAAATCAGGCTTGGAGCAACTGTTGATCTTGATGAATATGAAAAGGAAAATCCCAGGGATTTTACCTTGTTTAAACGCTGCAGCCTTTCAGAATTAAAACGGGGCATATATACTACAACTGACTGGGGCAATGCCAGGCCCTCATGGCATATTCAATGTGCAGCCATGTCCATGAAATATCTGGGAGACAGCTTTGATATACATACCAGTGCCAGAAAACTTGTTTTTCCCCATCATGAAAATGAGATTGCCATTGCCAAAGCCTTGAGCGGAAAACCTCTTGCAAGATACTGGATGCATTGTGACCGTGTTCTTATGGATGGGAAAAAAATGGATGAAAACCTTCCAATGCTGACCATTGAACAACTGGTTGATGTGGGGTATTCAGGAAAAGATATCAGGTACTGGCTTATTTCCACCCATTACCGGAAGCCGGTCAGGTTTTCCACAGAAAGACTTGATGCATCAAAACAATCATTAAAGAGAATTAATTCATGTATTCAATCGCTTAAAGATGTTAATTCAGGCAGTCCCTATCCTGAACTGGATCAATTGCTCTATGATATTAAACAGGGTTTTATAAATGCCATGGATGATGATTTGAATATATCAGCAGCTATGGCATCAATATTTCAACAGGTTAAAATAATAAATAAACTGATTTTAGAATCAAAGATTGATCCTGAAGGTGCAGGCAAGTTAATTGATGGTTTTAAAAATATCAACACAGTGCTTAATGTATTTGATTTTGACAATAGTATTTCTAAACAGGAGATTAAAAACCTGCTCAAAAAGCGTGAAGCAGCCAGAAATGAAAAAAACTGGGAACTTGCAGACAAGATACGCAGTCAGCTTGAAGAACAGGGAATAAATATCAGAGATCAGAAATTATATTCCTGA
- the rplU gene encoding 50S ribosomal protein L21, whose amino-acid sequence MYAVVSSGGKQYKVEEGQVFRVEKIPGEIGSQVSFDKVLLFSDGENLKIGQPVLDDISVQGKIMEQDKAKKILVFKYKRRKRYRRRQGHRQPYTAVKVESIGTSGSLVQKPETDIETE is encoded by the coding sequence ATGTACGCTGTTGTGAGTTCAGGCGGAAAGCAATATAAAGTCGAAGAGGGCCAGGTATTCAGGGTGGAAAAGATTCCCGGGGAGATTGGTTCTCAGGTGTCTTTTGATAAAGTGCTGTTATTTTCAGATGGTGAAAATCTTAAAATTGGTCAGCCGGTTTTGGATGATATAAGTGTCCAGGGCAAAATCATGGAACAGGATAAGGCTAAAAAAATTCTTGTGTTTAAGTATAAAAGACGTAAGCGCTATCGTCGCAGGCAGGGACATCGCCAGCCTTATACAGCTGTCAAGGTTGAAAGTATCGGAACCTCAGGATCACTGGTTCAGAAACCAGAAACTGATATAGAAACAGAATAA
- the rpmA gene encoding 50S ribosomal protein L27 produces the protein MAHKKAGGSSKNGRDSNGQRRGVKCYGGEKVTAGSILVRQVGTKIHPGNNVGLGRDYTLFALIDGVVAYERMGRSRKKASVYSE, from the coding sequence ATGGCACATAAGAAAGCAGGCGGCAGTTCAAAAAACGGCCGTGACAGTAATGGTCAGCGCCGTGGTGTCAAATGCTATGGCGGTGAAAAAGTAACAGCCGGAAGCATCCTTGTCCGTCAGGTGGGAACCAAAATTCATCCTGGAAATAATGTAGGTCTTGGAAGGGATTACACATTGTTTGCACTGATTGACGGTGTTGTAGCTTACGAGCGCATGGGACGTTCACGCAAAAAAGCAAGTGTTTATTCCGAGTGA
- the obgE gene encoding GTPase ObgE: MKFIDEALITVRSGDGGRGCVSFRRERFIPKGGPDGGDGGKGGDVIFTTASQKRTLYHLQYKKHYKAKNGQGGQGNQKTGRGGDDVIIDIPPGTLVSDADTGEIIKDFTQPDETFIIAHGGRGGQGNLRFKSSTNRVPRFAQPGEPGQTLNLKLDLKLLADVGIMGFPNAGKSTLISVISSAKPKVADYPFTTLIPNLGVVKTDMGEPFVVADIPGLIEGAHTGAGLGIQFLRHIERTSILIHLIDALDIDPDNPLSRYRAINSELARYSPALSEKPQVVVLNKMDMPGADVAAELFESAVKDSKEEIDFICISAVTGKDIDKLKIKIVQYLDLYQKSPVRENSFQENQDHENYPANLF, encoded by the coding sequence GTGAAATTCATTGATGAAGCTTTGATTACCGTCCGGTCAGGAGACGGGGGAAGGGGCTGCGTCAGTTTCAGACGCGAGCGTTTTATACCCAAAGGCGGGCCGGACGGCGGAGATGGAGGCAAAGGCGGGGATGTAATATTTACAACTGCATCCCAGAAAAGAACCCTCTATCATTTACAGTATAAAAAGCACTATAAAGCAAAAAACGGCCAGGGCGGCCAGGGAAATCAAAAGACCGGGAGAGGCGGAGATGATGTAATTATTGATATTCCTCCCGGTACTCTTGTTTCAGATGCTGATACAGGAGAGATTATAAAAGATTTTACCCAACCTGACGAAACCTTTATTATTGCACATGGAGGCAGGGGGGGCCAGGGGAATCTCAGATTTAAATCATCTACCAACCGGGTGCCCCGGTTTGCCCAGCCCGGGGAACCAGGCCAGACCCTTAACTTAAAGCTTGACCTGAAGCTGCTGGCAGATGTGGGTATTATGGGTTTTCCCAATGCAGGAAAATCCACTTTAATCAGTGTTATTTCTTCGGCAAAGCCTAAGGTGGCTGACTATCCTTTTACCACACTTATCCCAAATCTTGGTGTTGTTAAAACAGACATGGGAGAACCTTTTGTTGTAGCTGATATTCCAGGATTGATTGAAGGTGCCCATACAGGAGCCGGACTTGGCATACAATTTCTAAGGCATATTGAAAGAACCAGTATCTTGATACATTTGATAGATGCTTTAGATATTGATCCTGATAACCCGCTTTCCAGGTATAGAGCCATTAATTCAGAACTTGCCAGATACAGCCCGGCTCTTTCTGAAAAACCCCAGGTTGTTGTTCTTAACAAGATGGATATGCCGGGAGCTGATGTGGCGGCAGAGCTTTTTGAATCAGCTGTAAAAGATTCCAAAGAAGAAATTGATTTTATATGTATTTCAGCTGTAACTGGTAAAGATATTGATAAATTAAAAATAAAAATAGTTCAATATCTTGATTTATATCAAAAAAGTCCTGTCAGGGAAAACTCTTTTCAAGAAAACCAAGACCATGAAAACTATCCGGCAAACCTGTTTTAA
- the proB gene encoding glutamate 5-kinase, giving the protein MKTIRQTCFKSAKRVVVKIGSNVLTKDNGLNLEVVSSISRQICQLIDSGLELVFVSSGAMAAGLKKIGLPRRPDEIPKRQAVAAVGQAGLIMEYEKAFEQYGKKVAQILLTGDGLHQRKRYLNARNTLNTLLDWKIVPVINENDTVSVEEIKFGDNDNLSAMIALLMDADLLINLTDIDGLYNKDPRKNQDAELISFVSSIRKDIEKFASDIPGTLGTGGMLTKIKAARKVNTAGIPMIIAKGSKKDILLRLFAGEEHGTFFVPKKQKMANRKCWIGFTVKPKGMISIDDGAARAILNNGKSLLPIGITNVEGEFGIGSPVEFKNGTGDVLGTGLVNYNSAEIRKIMGLKTSEIKECLGEKPYDEVIHRDNLSITGECFD; this is encoded by the coding sequence ATGAAAACTATCCGGCAAACCTGTTTTAAATCTGCAAAACGTGTTGTTGTTAAAATCGGGAGCAATGTTCTGACCAAAGATAACGGCCTTAACCTAGAGGTTGTCAGTTCAATAAGCAGGCAGATCTGCCAGCTTATTGATTCAGGTCTTGAACTTGTATTTGTTTCTTCAGGGGCAATGGCCGCAGGTTTAAAAAAAATAGGCCTGCCCAGGCGGCCTGATGAAATTCCCAAACGCCAGGCCGTAGCAGCAGTAGGACAGGCCGGTTTGATAATGGAATATGAAAAAGCTTTTGAGCAATATGGAAAAAAGGTGGCTCAAATCCTTTTAACCGGAGACGGTCTGCACCAGAGAAAGCGGTATCTTAATGCCAGAAATACACTAAACACCCTTCTTGACTGGAAGATTGTCCCTGTTATAAACGAAAATGATACTGTTTCAGTAGAAGAAATCAAATTTGGAGACAATGACAACCTTTCTGCCATGATAGCCCTTCTCATGGATGCTGATCTGCTTATAAACCTGACTGATATTGACGGGCTGTATAATAAAGATCCCCGTAAAAACCAGGATGCAGAATTGATTTCTTTTGTATCATCCATAAGAAAGGATATTGAAAAATTTGCCAGTGATATTCCAGGAACCCTGGGAACAGGCGGTATGCTGACCAAGATAAAGGCTGCCAGAAAGGTAAATACTGCCGGTATTCCCATGATAATTGCCAAAGGTTCAAAAAAGGATATCCTGCTCAGGCTTTTTGCAGGGGAAGAACACGGTACATTTTTTGTTCCCAAAAAACAGAAAATGGCAAACAGGAAGTGCTGGATTGGATTTACAGTAAAACCCAAAGGCATGATCTCCATTGATGACGGAGCGGCAAGAGCCATATTAAATAATGGCAAAAGCCTTCTTCCCATAGGCATTACAAATGTAGAAGGCGAGTTTGGGATCGGTTCTCCGGTAGAATTTAAAAATGGAACTGGAGATGTGCTGGGTACTGGTCTGGTAAACTATAATTCTGCCGAGATACGAAAAATAATGGGACTTAAAACCAGTGAAATCAAAGAATGCCTGGGAGAAAAGCCCTATGACGAGGTTATTCACCGCGATAATCTGAGCATTACCGGGGAATGTTTTGATTAA
- a CDS encoding cache domain-containing protein yields the protein MNIKQLYWTMPIRTQLVILFLIIIIPSFIVTGIYTISFIKKAIQTNIERELSNSTASLSNMIHTTASASMKNYLRAVAETNLGIVTDLYKEYKNQESSRELIIQKIRQTLLSQKIGKSGYIYCINSKGTAEIHPRKQVEGQQHLQHDFIKEQIKKKTGYIEYHWKNPEDEKPRLKALYMSYFKPLDWIISVSAYQDEFTELINVDDFKASIMELKFGKTGYAFVIDKNGKAIIHPQIEGLNVLYHPDMPKTPFQTMLKEKTGKIKYLWKNPQDLHPRWKIAFFNYIPGFDWIISSSSYEDEILSPVLKVSRIIIWAVLISSLSSIILVFFIGTRFMKRMNNLKQAFHRGMNGDYSVRSIPDSGDEIGQLAVCFNCFMQKFEDYHLNLLNQIQEKKQVESELRDNEKKYRQLFELESDAIFLVQQQSKKIIEANTSASRLYGYTLEQLKSFRFDALYAGKDPGQKSFLDLSSLFSVEYHCKKNGGSFPVEIKTGSFEWKKEIIEVCTVRDITTLARAEEKQMLLSMAIEQLREIIIITDINVNIQYVNSAFEKITGYKKSEILGKNPRVLKSGKHDTLFYKNMWNTLKKGNSWKGKITNKKKDGSLYVEDVIISPLSNTKGEIISYIAAKRDVSREIKLENQLLHSQKMEAIGTLAGGIAHDFNNILGGIIGYTDLAVKIYESNNDKMHYFLSKILQTGDRAKKLVQQILTFSRQGTGELKPVEPGLIIQEVIQLMRASLPAIIEIRHNINTNALVMADSTNLHQVFMNLCTNAGHAMKKSGGILSLDASDIIIDNNNSALYPNPDLSPGAYVKIIVSDTGKGIAPDILSRIFEPFFTTKGKKEGTGLGLSVVHGIIKQSSGDISVTSIPGKGTSFTILLPAVQEIIEDQSQERKQLPQGMEKILYVDDEDILVEIGEAQLESLGYRVTAVSDPQKALDIFKQNPFDFDLVITDLSMPRITGDQLAQAVLTFRNDIPVIICTGFSEKMPGELIEQLGIKDLLLKPVIISDLAYAVRKALDKD from the coding sequence ATGAATATAAAGCAATTGTATTGGACAATGCCGATTCGGACACAACTGGTAATCCTTTTTTTAATTATAATAATACCATCTTTTATTGTAACCGGAATCTATACAATATCTTTTATAAAAAAAGCCATACAAACAAATATTGAAAGAGAATTATCCAACTCAACGGCTTCGCTTTCCAATATGATTCATACCACTGCATCTGCTTCCATGAAAAATTATCTAAGAGCTGTTGCAGAAACGAACCTGGGTATTGTTACAGATTTATATAAAGAATATAAAAACCAGGAATCAAGCCGTGAATTAATTATTCAAAAAATCCGGCAGACCCTTCTTAGTCAAAAAATCGGCAAATCAGGATATATTTATTGTATAAACAGCAAGGGAACTGCTGAAATCCATCCTAGAAAACAGGTTGAGGGGCAACAGCATTTACAGCATGATTTTATCAAGGAACAGATTAAAAAAAAAACAGGATATATTGAATATCACTGGAAAAATCCAGAGGATGAAAAGCCAAGGCTGAAAGCATTGTATATGTCATATTTCAAACCTTTAGACTGGATTATATCTGTATCAGCATATCAGGATGAATTTACAGAACTTATTAATGTTGATGATTTTAAAGCCAGTATTATGGAACTTAAATTTGGGAAAACAGGATATGCTTTTGTTATTGATAAAAACGGCAAAGCAATTATCCATCCCCAGATTGAAGGTTTAAATGTTTTATATCACCCTGATATGCCCAAAACTCCTTTTCAGACCATGCTCAAGGAAAAAACAGGTAAAATTAAATATTTATGGAAAAATCCCCAGGATTTGCATCCCCGCTGGAAAATAGCTTTTTTTAATTACATACCTGGGTTTGACTGGATAATCAGCTCTTCATCATATGAAGATGAAATACTTTCTCCTGTATTAAAAGTCAGCCGTATAATTATATGGGCTGTACTAATCAGCAGCCTTTCAAGCATTATCCTGGTATTTTTTATTGGAACCAGGTTTATGAAACGCATGAACAACCTTAAACAGGCATTTCACAGGGGAATGAATGGGGATTATTCAGTCCGTTCAATACCTGACAGCGGAGATGAAATCGGCCAGCTTGCAGTCTGTTTTAATTGTTTTATGCAAAAATTTGAGGATTATCATTTAAACCTGTTAAACCAGATTCAGGAAAAAAAACAAGTAGAATCTGAACTCAGGGATAATGAGAAAAAATACAGGCAGTTATTTGAGCTTGAATCAGATGCAATTTTTCTTGTACAACAGCAGAGCAAAAAAATTATTGAGGCAAATACATCTGCTTCCAGGCTTTATGGTTACACTCTGGAACAGCTAAAGTCATTCAGGTTTGATGCTCTTTATGCTGGTAAAGATCCGGGACAAAAATCATTTTTAGACCTTTCATCTTTATTTTCAGTAGAATATCACTGCAAAAAAAACGGCGGATCTTTTCCTGTTGAAATAAAGACAGGCTCCTTTGAATGGAAAAAAGAAATTATAGAGGTTTGTACGGTTAGAGATATTACAACCCTGGCAAGAGCTGAGGAAAAACAAATGCTTTTGTCTATGGCTATTGAACAATTACGTGAAATTATTATAATCACGGACATAAACGTCAATATACAATATGTAAATTCTGCGTTTGAAAAAATTACAGGTTATAAAAAAAGCGAGATTCTTGGTAAAAATCCAAGGGTCTTGAAAAGCGGAAAACATGACACCCTGTTTTATAAAAACATGTGGAATACTTTAAAAAAAGGCAATTCCTGGAAAGGAAAGATAACCAATAAAAAAAAAGATGGTTCTCTTTATGTTGAAGATGTTATTATTTCTCCTCTATCCAATACAAAAGGCGAGATAATAAGTTATATTGCAGCCAAACGCGATGTTTCAAGGGAGATAAAACTGGAAAATCAATTACTGCATTCCCAGAAAATGGAAGCCATCGGGACCCTTGCAGGGGGTATTGCCCATGATTTTAACAATATTTTAGGCGGCATTATCGGCTATACTGATCTGGCTGTGAAAATTTATGAAAGCAATAATGATAAAATGCACTATTTTCTTTCAAAGATTTTACAGACTGGAGACAGGGCTAAAAAACTGGTCCAGCAGATTCTTACTTTCAGCCGCCAGGGAACAGGCGAACTGAAACCTGTTGAGCCTGGATTGATAATTCAAGAGGTTATCCAGTTAATGCGGGCTTCTTTACCTGCAATCATTGAGATCAGGCATAATATAAATACCAATGCCCTTGTTATGGCTGATTCAACCAATCTTCACCAGGTGTTTATGAATCTCTGCACCAATGCAGGCCATGCCATGAAAAAATCAGGCGGGATCCTGAGCTTAGATGCTTCTGATATTATTATTGATAATAACAATTCAGCTTTATATCCAAATCCTGATTTATCTCCAGGTGCTTATGTTAAGATTATTGTATCAGATACAGGAAAAGGCATTGCTCCTGATATTTTGAGCAGGATATTTGAACCTTTTTTTACTACCAAAGGAAAAAAAGAAGGAACCGGTCTGGGATTGTCAGTAGTTCACGGAATTATCAAACAAAGCAGCGGAGATATTTCTGTTACAAGCATCCCGGGAAAAGGAACAAGTTTTACAATCCTGCTTCCTGCTGTCCAGGAAATTATTGAGGATCAATCTCAAGAAAGAAAACAACTGCCCCAGGGCATGGAAAAAATTTTATATGTGGATGATGAAGATATACTCGTAGAAATAGGCGAGGCCCAACTAGAATCACTTGGATACAGGGTAACTGCTGTATCAGATCCTCAAAAAGCTCTGGATATTTTCAAGCAGAATCCTTTTGATTTTGATCTTGTTATAACTGATTTGTCCATGCCCCGTATAACCGGAGACCAGCTTGCCCAGGCAGTATTGACCTTTCGTAATGACATCCCTGTTATTATTTGTACAGGTTTCAGCGAAAAAATGCCAGGTGAGTTGATTGAACAGCTTGGAATTAAAGATTTATTATTAAAACCAGTCATTATTTCAGACCTGGCATATGCTGTAAGAAAAGCATTAGACAAAGATTAA
- a CDS encoding peptidylprolyl isomerase: MYKPFFIFTLMVCFFLCTLTACSAEIYNKSFTAEEIETMKDVQAVIHTKFGDISLKFFPDLAPNHVNNFIKLAESGFYDGTAFHRVIPGFMIQGGDPNSKSPDRGIHGTGGPGYSLKAEFSSKDHKRGILSMARSANPDSAGSQFFICVADAPHLNNKYTVFGEVVKGMEAVDKIVLQKQDARNNPLEKIEMKITIITPGITPDITPDITPDITSGQAGETEKKQ; encoded by the coding sequence ATGTATAAACCTTTTTTTATTTTTACATTGATGGTTTGTTTTTTTCTTTGTACTTTAACAGCTTGTTCGGCAGAGATTTACAACAAATCCTTTACTGCTGAAGAGATTGAAACAATGAAAGATGTCCAGGCAGTAATTCACACTAAGTTTGGGGATATAAGCTTAAAGTTTTTTCCTGATCTTGCACCAAACCATGTGAATAACTTTATTAAACTGGCAGAATCAGGATTTTATGATGGAACTGCTTTTCACCGTGTAATCCCTGGTTTTATGATTCAGGGCGGGGATCCTAATTCCAAAAGCCCTGACCGGGGAATACACGGAACCGGGGGTCCTGGATATTCATTAAAAGCTGAATTCAGCAGCAAAGATCACAAAAGAGGGATATTGTCTATGGCAAGGTCTGCAAATCCTGACAGTGCAGGGTCTCAATTTTTTATCTGTGTTGCTGATGCACCTCATCTTAATAATAAATATACTGTATTTGGAGAGGTTGTTAAAGGCATGGAAGCTGTTGACAAGATAGTATTGCAAAAACAGGATGCCAGGAATAATCCCCTTGAAAAGATTGAAATGAAGATAACAATTATAACACCTGGTATAACACCTGATATAACACCTGATATAACACCTGATATAACATCTGGGCAGGCCGGGGAAACAGAAAAAAAACAATAA
- a CDS encoding alpha-amylase family glycosyl hydrolase, producing MANPNMYEINTRVWLRRFDKSGHRARLEDVPVSYWESLALKGFDYIWLMGAWKICESTIEKYCLQEGAIKDSFSEALKDFQVSDLIGSPYAVDRYEINPSLGDNQSIAHLKSILDNLGIKLILDFVPNHFSAHSSLIKTDPYVFLEAPPEFYSKDSLTYYKPFDDLERFFAHGRDPFFPPWEDTVQVNYFSQDARQFMIQTLLDLTDLCSGVRCDVAMLPLNNVFKQTWMDLISAKGLKAPDKEFWETAVKTVKNKSPEFTFIAEVYWDKEWELQQMGFDYTYDKRLTDRLKSGNIKEIKDHLKADYNFQQRSLRFLENHDEERAVKAFGIEKSKAAAVIISTLQGMHFYYDGQFEGKSIRLPVQLGREPEEAVNHELFDFYEKLLSIINSSVFKKGKWTQLETTASWDGDDSYNNILAWTWNYENEKRIIAVNYSSTFSACFIKPDFEKYPDEFELKDVLSNNVYTRSKHEVVNTGLYIKLQGFQSHIFESSYPQT from the coding sequence ATGGCAAATCCCAATATGTATGAAATTAACACAAGGGTCTGGTTAAGACGATTTGATAAAAGCGGTCATAGGGCAAGGCTTGAAGATGTACCTGTATCTTATTGGGAATCCCTGGCATTAAAAGGATTTGATTATATATGGCTTATGGGGGCCTGGAAAATATGTGAAAGTACTATTGAAAAATATTGTCTTCAGGAAGGTGCTATAAAAGACAGTTTTAGCGAGGCTTTAAAGGATTTCCAGGTTTCAGATCTTATTGGTTCTCCATATGCTGTTGATCGTTACGAGATAAATCCAAGTCTTGGAGACAATCAGAGTATTGCGCATCTTAAATCTATTTTAGACAATCTTGGCATAAAGCTCATACTGGATTTTGTGCCCAATCATTTCAGTGCCCACAGCTCATTAATAAAAACAGATCCTTATGTTTTCCTGGAAGCACCTCCTGAATTTTATTCAAAAGATTCTTTAACCTATTATAAGCCTTTTGACGATTTAGAAAGGTTTTTTGCACATGGACGGGATCCGTTTTTTCCTCCATGGGAAGATACTGTCCAGGTGAATTATTTTAGTCAGGATGCCAGGCAGTTTATGATACAAACTCTTTTGGATTTAACAGATTTATGCAGCGGGGTCAGGTGTGATGTTGCCATGCTGCCTTTAAATAATGTGTTTAAACAAACCTGGATGGATTTAATATCTGCAAAAGGATTAAAAGCACCTGATAAAGAATTCTGGGAAACTGCTGTTAAGACTGTTAAAAACAAAAGCCCGGAATTTACATTTATTGCTGAGGTTTATTGGGACAAGGAGTGGGAGCTTCAGCAGATGGGTTTTGATTATACTTATGATAAAAGATTAACAGACCGTTTAAAATCAGGAAATATAAAAGAGATAAAAGACCATTTAAAGGCTGATTATAATTTTCAGCAAAGGTCTTTAAGATTCCTGGAAAATCATGATGAAGAAAGAGCGGTTAAAGCTTTTGGTATTGAAAAATCCAAAGCTGCTGCTGTTATTATAAGTACTTTACAGGGTATGCACTTTTATTATGACGGACAGTTTGAAGGAAAAAGTATCAGGCTTCCTGTACAGCTTGGCAGGGAACCAGAAGAAGCGGTAAATCACGAGCTTTTTGATTTTTATGAAAAATTATTATCTATTATCAATTCCAGTGTTTTTAAAAAAGGAAAATGGACACAGCTTGAAACCACAGCCTCATGGGATGGAGATGATTCATATAATAATATACTTGCATGGACATGGAACTATGAAAATGAAAAAAGGATAATTGCTGTAAATTATTCCAGTACATTCTCAGCCTGTTTTATTAAACCTGATTTTGAAAAATATCCTGATGAGTTTGAGTTAAAGGATGTATTAAGTAATAATGTTTATACGCGTTCAAAACACGAGGTGGTTAATACAGGATTATATATAAAACTTCAGGGTTTTCAAAGCCATATTTTTGAATCCTCTTATCCTCAAACCTGA